One window from the genome of Hyalangium ruber encodes:
- a CDS encoding Tox-REase-5 domain-containing protein — MALVVLMGLVGCATGNAVHEPGAYRRGRLGELRQDRAPDNAPRAGSGGTVFDLFGEKKDEFQVLQEAAGLEAGARHEAGEELEVEDAQALWESLARTQASVKHFGPRRTLVVLLRQVLTTGEDVSYEELVQRTQRFRFLVVMRPDGYLTGTLSGRPLQGMGRLVLREGRLMAGPYEVGAFYRDRGGVFHAVDEALQLLPQPAVGELALERDWFNAALDGAEDALEEMVVGLAGLVTDPIRGVEGLAQLPSAVAGLLLSSPEYFARYGTRPLQEQIREAARLSTHLVMLYGSAAGASTRVSTAGAKLPVLALNAEGVLTIEQVAVPGGSTAAVLGTGAGAVYVLMGSEKAPKKGGASSAAGGPGEWKHKKFSGSERARRYQEQITGRSADELYYIERVEYDGFRQGVLKEAKAPGYLKLFEKGGQPEYWYRNSGEFQGLLNQAKRQSEARRGLPVEWHVAEQEMVDILRYHFRRERISGIEVLYTPPVP, encoded by the coding sequence GTGGCGCTGGTGGTGCTGATGGGGCTCGTCGGCTGCGCCACGGGCAATGCTGTTCATGAGCCTGGAGCCTATCGGCGGGGCCGCCTGGGCGAACTTCGACAGGACCGTGCTCCTGATAACGCGCCGAGGGCAGGAAGCGGCGGCACTGTCTTCGATCTCTTCGGTGAGAAGAAGGACGAGTTTCAGGTGCTGCAGGAGGCGGCGGGCCTGGAGGCGGGAGCTCGGCATGAGGCGGGAGAGGAACTGGAGGTTGAGGACGCACAAGCGCTGTGGGAGTCACTGGCGCGCACGCAAGCGTCGGTGAAGCACTTTGGCCCCAGGCGCACGCTGGTCGTGTTGCTGCGCCAAGTGCTCACTACAGGGGAGGACGTGTCCTACGAGGAGCTGGTGCAGCGCACCCAGCGCTTCCGCTTCCTGGTGGTGATGCGCCCGGATGGCTACCTGACAGGGACGTTGAGCGGTCGGCCCTTACAGGGCATGGGGCGACTGGTGCTGCGCGAGGGTCGACTGATGGCAGGCCCCTATGAGGTGGGAGCCTTCTATCGGGATCGGGGCGGAGTTTTCCACGCGGTGGATGAAGCGCTTCAACTCTTGCCCCAGCCGGCAGTGGGCGAGTTGGCGCTGGAACGCGACTGGTTCAACGCCGCGCTGGACGGGGCTGAGGATGCATTGGAGGAGATGGTGGTGGGGCTGGCGGGCTTGGTGACCGACCCCATCCGTGGCGTGGAGGGACTGGCCCAGTTGCCCTCCGCCGTGGCGGGCCTCCTCCTCTCTTCCCCTGAGTACTTCGCTCGGTATGGAACGCGGCCGTTGCAGGAGCAGATTCGCGAGGCGGCACGGCTGTCGACGCATCTGGTCATGCTGTACGGGAGCGCGGCTGGCGCCTCGACGAGGGTCAGCACCGCGGGGGCGAAGCTGCCCGTGCTGGCACTCAACGCCGAAGGCGTATTAACGATCGAGCAGGTAGCGGTACCTGGGGGGAGTACGGCAGCGGTGCTCGGAACGGGGGCAGGGGCTGTCTATGTCCTCATGGGGTCTGAGAAAGCCCCGAAGAAGGGTGGCGCATCCTCAGCGGCGGGCGGACCTGGAGAGTGGAAGCACAAGAAGTTCTCGGGCTCCGAGCGCGCTCGGCGCTACCAGGAGCAGATCACCGGTCGCTCCGCGGATGAACTCTATTACATCGAGCGTGTGGAGTACGACGGCTTCAGACAGGGCGTGCTGAAGGAAGCCAAGGCCCCTGGCTACCTCAAGTTATTCGAGAAGGGCGGGCAGCCCGAATATTGGTACAGGAACTCAGGGGAGTTCCAGGGGTTGCTCAACCAGGCCAAGAGGCAGTCGGAAGCCAGACGTGGCCTGCCAGTCGAGTGGCATGTTGCCGAGCAGGAGATGGTCGATATCCTCCGGTACCATTTCAGGCGGGAGCGCATCTCAGGCATCGAGGTTCTCTACACGCCGCCGGTGCCCTGA
- a CDS encoding ATP-binding protein, which translates to MRLRFHFKLLLAFLAVLLPVLALLGFDFLSGVRRTQHTILEAQSLTAQAVSAQVAETFDAAIDLGWTLANDPVVQTLDPWRLDAHLQRLKEHNPRYDAIGVYDAEGVNRGWGDPSEPPEPRLRIGDRPYFQKVMATNTPVISQVIELRRPIRTAVLVSVPIRGPEERPVGVVNVVLQTALLEQRYLGSWLQPGQAIFLTDPSGRLAFHTGYPELPYSQSGAFLPFEPLQAALAGTPVQLDQFVSPLSKDASLGAFVPIPKYGWVVGVTTPREVALAPLYGSLRTQLTVFVGILLLSTLMSAVLARMHARPVRQLQSVAQALGRGEMQQRVWISSGDELEELGGAFNEMAARIARREADVARLLERELALSRIGQALVREVELDRIAHVAIEQSLHALGVDAVGLWLARPEQRQLTLAASHGLMPGLRERLHQLSFDEPLLTSQAARREAIQVVENVLSEDTPVLARALALEEGFRGMVSVPLHSRGHLVGVMTCLTYAPRVVSAREREFHATVGQLFAVAIEKARLFQEVREALRLREEFMSAAAHELRTPVTTIHTWAEILERMEPGSLRKQKGLSAIMRSTRRLGRLVEHLLAAVWMAPGLPRLERERFDLRTLVEERIESLSRTTEHPIDFEVSGTCLLNADRQRMGEVVMHLLENALRYSPPEGAIEVRLYGLRGEAVLSVRDHGPGIPLERQPHVFEPLYEPLPPGADGYSGVVGLGLHLSRQIIEAHGGRLWVESTPGEGTTFRFSVPVEEAESPRIARA; encoded by the coding sequence TCCGCGCAGGTGGCGGAGACCTTCGATGCCGCGATCGATCTGGGATGGACCCTGGCCAATGATCCCGTGGTCCAGACCCTGGACCCGTGGCGGCTGGACGCGCACCTGCAGCGGTTGAAGGAGCACAACCCCCGCTATGACGCGATCGGGGTCTACGACGCCGAGGGTGTCAACCGGGGGTGGGGTGATCCGAGCGAGCCTCCGGAGCCGCGCTTGCGGATCGGCGACCGTCCGTACTTCCAGAAGGTGATGGCCACCAATACGCCGGTCATCTCCCAGGTCATCGAGCTGCGGCGCCCCATTCGCACCGCCGTGCTCGTCTCCGTGCCCATTCGCGGCCCCGAGGAGCGGCCCGTGGGTGTCGTCAACGTGGTGCTCCAAACGGCGCTCCTGGAGCAGCGCTACCTGGGCTCCTGGCTCCAGCCTGGGCAGGCGATCTTCCTGACGGACCCCTCGGGCCGGCTGGCCTTCCACACGGGCTACCCCGAGCTGCCCTACTCGCAGAGCGGAGCCTTCCTTCCGTTCGAGCCGCTGCAGGCGGCGCTGGCCGGCACACCCGTGCAGCTCGACCAGTTCGTGAGCCCGCTGAGCAAGGACGCCTCGCTGGGAGCCTTCGTCCCCATCCCCAAGTATGGGTGGGTGGTGGGGGTGACGACGCCGCGCGAGGTCGCCCTGGCGCCGCTCTACGGCTCGCTGCGCACGCAGCTCACCGTGTTCGTCGGCATCCTGCTGTTGAGCACCCTGATGTCGGCGGTGCTGGCCCGCATGCATGCCCGCCCGGTGCGGCAGCTCCAGTCCGTCGCGCAGGCGCTGGGACGGGGTGAGATGCAGCAGCGGGTGTGGATCTCCTCGGGAGACGAGCTGGAGGAGCTGGGCGGAGCCTTCAACGAGATGGCGGCGCGCATCGCCCGGAGGGAGGCGGACGTGGCGCGGCTGCTCGAGCGGGAGTTGGCGCTCTCGCGCATCGGCCAGGCGCTGGTCCGCGAGGTGGAGCTGGATCGGATCGCCCACGTGGCCATCGAGCAGAGCCTCCACGCGCTGGGGGTGGACGCGGTGGGGTTGTGGCTGGCCCGGCCGGAGCAGCGACAGCTCACCCTGGCGGCCTCCCATGGGCTGATGCCGGGGCTTCGGGAGCGCCTGCACCAGCTCTCCTTCGACGAGCCGCTGCTCACGTCCCAGGCCGCGCGGCGCGAGGCCATCCAGGTGGTGGAGAACGTGCTGTCGGAGGACACGCCGGTGTTGGCGCGGGCGCTGGCGCTGGAGGAGGGCTTCCGGGGCATGGTGTCGGTGCCGCTGCACTCGCGGGGGCACCTGGTGGGGGTGATGACGTGCCTCACGTACGCTCCGCGTGTCGTCTCCGCTCGGGAGCGAGAGTTCCACGCCACGGTGGGTCAGTTGTTCGCGGTGGCCATCGAGAAGGCGCGCCTGTTCCAGGAGGTGCGCGAGGCGCTGCGGCTGCGCGAGGAGTTCATGTCGGCGGCGGCCCACGAGCTGCGCACGCCGGTGACGACCATCCACACGTGGGCGGAGATCCTCGAGCGGATGGAGCCGGGCTCGCTGCGGAAGCAGAAGGGGCTGTCGGCCATCATGCGCAGCACGCGGAGGCTCGGCCGGCTGGTGGAGCATCTGCTGGCGGCGGTGTGGATGGCGCCCGGGCTGCCAAGGCTGGAGCGCGAGCGGTTCGATCTGAGGACGCTGGTGGAGGAGCGCATCGAGAGCCTCTCGCGGACCACGGAGCATCCGATCGACTTCGAGGTGAGCGGCACGTGCCTGCTGAACGCCGATCGCCAGCGCATGGGAGAGGTGGTGATGCACCTGCTGGAGAACGCCCTGCGCTACTCGCCGCCCGAGGGGGCTATCGAGGTGCGGCTTTATGGCCTGCGGGGTGAGGCGGTGCTCTCGGTGCGGGACCACGGGCCGGGCATTCCGCTCGAGCGCCAGCCTCATGTCTTCGAGCCGCTCTACGAGCCCTTGCCGCCGGGGGCGGATGGCTACTCAGGGGTGGTAGGGCTGGGGCTGCACCTGAGCCGGCAGATCATCGAGGCGCACGGCGGGCGGCTCTGGGTGGAGAGCACGCCGGGCGAGGGCACGACGTTCCGCTTCAGCGTACCGGTGGAGGAGGCGGAGAGCCCTCGGATCGCCCGGGCCTGA